A stretch of Telopea speciosissima isolate NSW1024214 ecotype Mountain lineage chromosome 11, Tspe_v1, whole genome shotgun sequence DNA encodes these proteins:
- the LOC122646750 gene encoding blue copper protein-like: protein MLAPTLARVPATYLVGDSLGWTIPLGGPITYASWATGKTFIVGDTLLFYFSNGEHDVAEVPMVGFDACDSSSTIGPILNKGPASITLQSPGEHFFICTFSTHCSFGQKLAINVLAPSASITPSQAPSPSSSTSPGISPTSIASPPSINTLSPALAPTYSRPLETHTVGDNLGWVLPIGGPSVYANWASHRTFAVGDTLLFNFVTGQHDVAEVTKSSFDDCNKATIIGSPISSGPAKITLKSLGEHYFICSFPGHCQVGQKLVVNVTLTTATYPSNNPTSIAVSPSLLATAPSEHNNMSSSASSFTIVGFFITSLTIFGSFFL, encoded by the exons ATGTTGGCCCCAACCTTGGCTAGAGTCCCAGCGACTTATCTAGTTGGAGATAGCTTGGGGTGGACTATCCCTCTTGGTGGTCCTATCACTTATGCCTCTTGGGCTACTGGCAAGACCTTTATCGTTGGAGACACACTat TGTTCTACTTCTCAAATGGAGAGCACGATGTTGCAGAAGTGCCAATGGTAGGTTTTGATGCTTGCGACTCATCTAGCACCATTGGCCCCATTCTTAATAAAGGTCCTGCAAGTATCACTCTCCAATCACCAGGGGAGCATTTCTTTATTTGCACCTTTAGTACACATTGCTCCTTTGGCCAAAAGCTAGCCATTAATGT ACTTGCCCCTTCTGCATCAATAACTCCTTCTCAAGCTCCTTCTCCATCTAGTTCAACTTCTCCTGGAATTTCCCCAACTTCTATTGCTTCTCCTCCATCCATCAATACCCTTTCGCCTGCATTAGCTCCCACCTATTCTAGACCACTGGAGACTCACACAGTTGGAGACAATTTAGGATGGGTACTCCCTATTGGTGGTCCATCCGTTTATGCAAATTGGGCTTCTCACAGGACCTTCGCAGTTGGAGACACTCTAT TGTTCAACTTTGTTACGGGACAACATGATGTGGCTGAAGTAACAAAGTCTAGTTTTGATGACTGCAACAAGGCTACCATCATTGGTTCTCCTATAAGCTCTGGCCCTGCAAAAATTACTCTAAAATCCCTTGGTGAACACTATTTCATCTGCTCTTTTCCAGGACATTGTCAAGTGGGACAAAAGCTAGTTGTTAATGTTACACTCACCACAGCTACTTATCCTTCAAATAATCCTACTAGCATTGCCGTTTCTCCATCATTGCTAGCTACTGCACCAAGTGAACACAACAATATGTCAAGCTCTGCATCATCCTTTACCATTGTTGGCTTCTTTATTACTTCACTAACTATTTTTGGGTCTTTTTTCCTTTAG